The following is a genomic window from Deltaproteobacteria bacterium.
TCGGATATTGCGGAAGAGGTCGCTGTCCAGGGCCTCGGTCAAGCTTTTCTCATAGATGTTATCTATGGCGATATGGGTATATACACATGGTTCCACATCCCCTTTGGCATTGACATGGAAGTAGCGTCGGCCTCCTGCAATGCATCCTTCGACATATGGCCCGTCATTCCAGAAATCCATGACAAACATCGGCCGGGTGTCCCTGATGGCCAACACCTGGCGGCGCAGGTGCTCGCGCTGCTCCGGGGTAACCATAAGGGAGAAGTCCGCGCGGCCGTTTACCGGGATATAGAGGAAGTACATCTGGCCCAATGAGCCCAGCTCAATCATCTGATCGACGAAGTCAAAGGAGGAGACTACATCCACATTTTGTCGGGTCACAGTAGCTGAGGTCCCAATAATCACCCGGGCCTCCCGGAGATAGTCGAAGGCCTGCATAATCTTCTTATAGACCCCCTTCCCCCGCCAGCTATCCGTCTCCTGTTCACCCCCTTCAATGCTGATCACCACCGCCACGTTACCCAGATCGGCAAACTGCTGGGCCTTCTCCTGGGTCATCAAGGTCCCGTTGGTATAGACCTGGAAGAAGATGTCCGGGTGTCTCTCGATTATCTCAAAGAGGTGAGGGTACACAAGTGGCTCTCCCCCCAAGATGGTGACAAAGTAGATCCCCAGCTCCTCGCACTCGGTTAATAGGCGATCCACTACTGGTAAGGGAAGTTCGTGCTTCAAGCCATAACCCAAGGTATAGCATCCTTTACAACGCAGATTGCAACGCATGGTAGGGCTCAGGATCATGACAAAGGGCGGCCGGAAGCCCTTCTCTGCCTCGATCTTGTCCCGCTTCCTCCCACCCTCAAACCAGCCATGGTTGAATAGGGTCTCGAACAGACGGACCCTCCTCTTTGCGGGGAGAAGTTCCAGGACCCGTCGAAATAGGTCCTTGGCCGGGTGCCCTGGTGTCTCCAGAAACATCCTTATCTTCTTGATGCCATTGACCACCCCAGGATCGCTACTCAGCAGTTCCGCTAAATGGGTAAGGGTCACCAATTGACGGTCGGAGACCTTAGGCAATAGCTCAACGATGACCTTTGCCGCCTGTTTAGTGCCATATTCCTTTAAAAGCCCCTTTGATCTTTCCATGACTGTTGTCCTCCTTCCTTCGGCGCACCTTCGCGCCGATGCGATCTCCCTTTGGGCCCAACACCCCTTTCGCTCCCCCTTTGGGTTTGCTGGATAGGACCCATTGGCGCAAGACCTCCTCTGCCTCGCCCATTTGGTTGTAGATCACCTCGATCCCCCTCGCCCTTAGTTGCGAACGACAGGTTTGGGCGATGCCACCACAGATCACAACCTCAACCTTCCAGGCCTGCAGCCTCTGCATCCGTTCCATTGAGGACATCCCCTCCCATAGGCCCCTCTTCACCTCCAGGATCTCTCTCCCCTTAACCTCTGCTATTAAGACCTCCGGGGAAGAACTAAAGTGGGGAGAAACCCGGGTACCGAATAAGGGTATTGCCACCTTCATCTACCACCTCTATTATTTACTTCCAGCAAACTTTATGCCAAAAATTTATAATACATGCAGAAAAAAAGGTTAATAATTTCAAATAGATATGTTTTATTTCTCTGGCAGTGGAGGAAGGAAAGAAAAAATAGTTTCAAAATTGAAACATATTAATGAAACTGTTTCGCTGCCCCTCTGTAGAGATACCTTTCAATGGAAGAGCCCGTATTTCTTCATCCTCCTCCAGAGGGTGGAACGGCTGATGTTTAATTCCTGAGCTGCCATGAGGCGATTTCCCCTGTGTCTGTCCAGGGCCTCACGGATGATCTGGGCCTCGATGAAATCCATGGGATGGGTTGTCCTGGATGGGGATGAAGATGCCTCTACCTTTCGCCTCAAATCCTCGGGGAGGTGTTCAAGCTCAATGATCTGCCCCTTGCACAAGATGAATGCATACTCCAGGATGTTTTCCAACTCCCGGATATTACCCGGCAAATCATAGCGTATCAGTAGTCCTAAGGCCTCTTCGGAAAGGCCTATGACCTCTCTGCTACGAATCACATTGAGCCGATGGATGATATGGTCGATAAGAAGGGGAATGTCCTCTTTGCGTTCAGACAGAGGGGGAAGTTCAATCTTTACCACATTAAGGCGGTAATAAAGGTCTTCGCGAAATGTACCCTCCTCTACCATCTGGGCCAAATCCCGATTGGCGGCCGCTACGATGCGGACATCCGCCTTGATCGGCTCTGTCCCTCCAAGGGGTACATATAGCTTTTCCTCCAGGACACGGAGCAATTTCACCTGGGTGGAAGAAGGGGCCTCTGAGATCTCATCCAAGAAAAGGGTCCCCCCAGCGGCTGTTGCCAGCCGTCCCGGCTTATCCCTCTTTGCATCCGTGAAGGCCCCTTTCAAGTAACCGAAGAGCTCACTCTCCAAGAGGGTCTCGGGGATGGCGGCACAATTGACCTCCACCATGGGGCCACGGCTGCGGGGGCTTAAGGCATGAATTGCCCTGGCGAGCAATTCCTTCCCAGTCCCGCTCTCCCCTTGGATGAGGACGCTAACCTCGCTCTCAGCTACATCGGGAAGGATGCCGAAGATCCTCTGCATCTTCGGGTTCTTGCTGATCATATCCTGAAAGGAATAGCTTTTGCTCAATTCCTTCCTGAGGGTCTCCTCCACAGTGAGGTCCCTGAACACCCCTACCCCCCCTAAGACCTCTCCATCTTCGCTCCTCAGCAAGGCCGTGCTGATATTGATGGGTATCTCTTCGCCTTCTTTGTTGATGATGATCGCGGCAATATTGACCAACTCCCTTGCCGTGGCGAAGGTCTCCTCCAGGGCACAATTGATTTGGCAGATATTTGCCCGAAAGATATCAAAACAGTATTTATCCATGGCTTCCTGGCGGCTGAAGCCGGTGATCCGCTCAGCAGCACGGTTGAAGAAGTGGATACGCCTTGAAAAATCTACCGTGAACACCCCATCGGCGATGCTATCCATGATGGCGTAACAATTCCCAAAGATCTCCCCGATTACACATGCCCGTTCCGCAGCCTTCTTAGCCATCTCCTCCCCCAACAAGATCCTTACCACCAAATTGGCCTGGTGGTGGGCGACCTATTCCGGTTTCAGCAGGATCCTGTGCTCTAAGAGGTTGATCTCCTGAATGGAGGCCTCCACCACCTCCTCCTCGCCAAAGAGGCTGATAAGGCGCAACTTCTTCCCCTCAGGGATGATGGTAGCGATATCGGCCAGGAGTTCCTCTTCTTTGCCATCCTTGAAGATATATGCTGTAGATTGACACATGGTAGACCCTCCCTCTTTTTAAAGTTCTTCTCCTAAAAGTTGCTAAAAATCCCAAGGATTCGAGGATTCAAATCATAGGGTTCCTGCGGCCTAGGTGTACAGGATTCTAGTGAAAGGCAAGCCCCTAGAATCCTTGAACCCTTGAATCCCTATCTGTTTTTATATTACCATAGAATTCTCGAACATAAAAACAAATTCCCCTTAGAAACTTCTCCAAAACCCCTTTGCCTTCCCCCACCATCCCCCCAATTTACCCATCATGGCCGAGGTCCGGCACAACATCCTCCCCCAAAAGGGGGAACTGCTCTTGCGGGCATTAGGGTGGATGAAACAAAAACGGCGGCACTTTATCTCCTGCAACTTCCTCTGAAATTCCCATTCGGCATCTTCCCCCAGATCTGAAAAGTATCCCGGAATGTAGTAGCCAAAGGCACCAAATCCCCCCCCTCCTTCCTTGTGATAATAGTAAAAATCGGAAAAGGTCCGCAGGTCTGTCCTCACCCCAAATTTTTCGGGCTGGAGTTGCCAAGGCGCCCCAGGCTCCATCTCGATGGTAAATGTCCTGATCCCCTGGACATGGGGAAAATGTCTCCTGATATAGGCGATCAGCCTGGCGGTCTCCTCAAGGTCACCCTCCCTCTCATAGGGGAGGCCGAGGCTGAAGAAGAGATCCACTTTTACCCCCTTTTCCCCAGTGTACTCTAAACAATCCCATAGTTCCTGGTTGGTGTAGGAATAACCCTTGTTACGCCGGCGCACCTCCTCCGAACCGCTCTCCGGGGAGAGGGCCAGAAGAGACCTGGGGCCGAATGTCTGGGCAAACCCATCGATGAACTCCTTAGGGGGGAGCCCGAAGGACTCGAAAAAGAACTCCACCTTCAGCCTCTCTTCCCTGATCCGGGAGAAGAGTCTTAAATAGTAGTCTGGGCGCTGCGGGTAGGGATCAAAGCTGATGTGCATAGTCTCATACCCCCAGTTTATGGCCTCCTTTATGGAGGCTATCACCTTCTCTATATCCCGGAAGATCACCCCCTGGCGGTCGGCAATAAGCCTTTGGGCAGCCTTTCCTCCTCCACACCAGGTGCAGTTGACCGGGCAGCCCCTGCCCACCGGCAGGTGAAACATAGGGCTCTTGAGGGAGAAGAAGAGGCGATTCCTCTTCTTGGAGACCCCTTTAACAAAGAAGGGGAGGAGGACCCAGTTTATGTAGGTCTGGGAATTTTTAAGGAGGGCAAAGTTGGTGAAGCAGAGCCCATCCAGGGCCTCCTGGGAGGCCACATAATCCAGGGGGTTCTCTGCGACCTTCTCCCCATTCCTCCAGGTCAGGTTGGGCACGTCTGCGAGGTCACCTCCTCTCATGATGGCCTCGGCCAACCGCAAAAGGGGGATTTCCCCTTCCCCCCTGATGATGGCATCCACCCAGGGAAACCCCTGTATGATCTCACGGTGAAAGAAGCTGGCGGTAAGACCCCCTAGGAGTAGGAAGACCCCTGGGAAGGCCTCCTTGATCCTTCGGCAATATTCAATCACCTCATAAGACTGGTGGTGCCAGTGGAGGGGGAGGGCCACGACCTTCGGTCCTCTTTGGGCTATATAATCGATAATGGAAAAATCCCTCTCCTCCATCCACTCCACCCCCAGATGGACGATCTCCGTGGCATAGCCCTCCCGGGCGAGGAGGTCGGCCAAGGCCAGAAGCCCCATGGGCATGTAATTTATCCAGATGTATTCACCTATGGGGCGATAATAGTTTTTGAATTTGGGGACATGGATAAAGAGGACGTCCACCCTTTACCTCCCTCGCTCCCTGATGATCATCTCGGCGACAAAGCTCCCTGATATGGCTGCCCCCACGATCCCATGAGAGGGGCGGGTGTAGTGACCCGCCAGGTAGAGCCCTTTAATGGGGGTCCTGTTGGCCGGCCTCCCCCTGCCGAATTGCCAGGGGGTGGGGGCAAGGCCATAGGTAGCACCCCCTTCATTGGCCGTATACCTCTCCAGGGTGAGGGGGGTGGCGGCCTCAACGAATTTAATATGGGCGGTTAGGCCCGGGATATACCTGGCCTCCACCGTGCGGATGAGTCTCTGCGTTATCTCATCCTTGATTTCGAGGTAGAGAGATCTATCTTTTCCTCCCCAGCCATCGCGGAATCCATAGGGGGCTGGAGTGATTAGGCGCAGGATATGATGCCCCCTAGGGGCGAGGGAGGGATCAAGGAGGGTAGGTATGGTGATAATCACAGTGGGGTCGTCGGGTATCTCCCCCCGGCTCAATTGCTCATATTCCATCTCCGTATTCCCTGAGCTCAAGTAGGTAAGGTAAGGGAGG
Proteins encoded in this region:
- a CDS encoding radical SAM protein; this translates as MERSKGLLKEYGTKQAAKVIVELLPKVSDRQLVTLTHLAELLSSDPGVVNGIKKIRMFLETPGHPAKDLFRRVLELLPAKRRVRLFETLFNHGWFEGGRKRDKIEAEKGFRPPFVMILSPTMRCNLRCKGCYTLGYGLKHELPLPVVDRLLTECEELGIYFVTILGGEPLVYPHLFEIIERHPDIFFQVYTNGTLMTQEKAQQFADLGNVAVVISIEGGEQETDSWRGKGVYKKIMQAFDYLREARVIIGTSATVTRQNVDVVSSFDFVDQMIELGSLGQMYFLYIPVNGRADFSLMVTPEQREHLRRQVLAIRDTRPMFVMDFWNDGPYVEGCIAGGRRYFHVNAKGDVEPCVYTHIAIDNIYEKSLTEALDSDLFRNIRARQPHNPNHLRPCMIIDNPHVMREVIRDAKPFFTHPGAEEIYTVKHREMDAYARRWGKLADRVWSEEYENGRRKRVKEGKIAA
- a CDS encoding CooT family nickel-binding protein gives rise to the protein MCQSTAYIFKDGKEEELLADIATIIPEGKKLRLISLFGEEEVVEASIQEINLLEHRILLKPE
- a CDS encoding radical SAM protein, encoding MDVLFIHVPKFKNYYRPIGEYIWINYMPMGLLALADLLAREGYATEIVHLGVEWMEERDFSIIDYIAQRGPKVVALPLHWHHQSYEVIEYCRRIKEAFPGVFLLLGGLTASFFHREIIQGFPWVDAIIRGEGEIPLLRLAEAIMRGGDLADVPNLTWRNGEKVAENPLDYVASQEALDGLCFTNFALLKNSQTYINWVLLPFFVKGVSKKRNRLFFSLKSPMFHLPVGRGCPVNCTWCGGGKAAQRLIADRQGVIFRDIEKVIASIKEAINWGYETMHISFDPYPQRPDYYLRLFSRIREERLKVEFFFESFGLPPKEFIDGFAQTFGPRSLLALSPESGSEEVRRRNKGYSYTNQELWDCLEYTGEKGVKVDLFFSLGLPYEREGDLEETARLIAYIRRHFPHVQGIRTFTIEMEPGAPWQLQPEKFGVRTDLRTFSDFYYYHKEGGGGFGAFGYYIPGYFSDLGEDAEWEFQRKLQEIKCRRFCFIHPNARKSSSPFWGRMLCRTSAMMGKLGGWWGKAKGFWRSF
- a CDS encoding sigma 54-interacting transcriptional regulator, whose protein sequence is MAKKAAERACVIGEIFGNCYAIMDSIADGVFTVDFSRRIHFFNRAAERITGFSRQEAMDKYCFDIFRANICQINCALEETFATARELVNIAAIIINKEGEEIPINISTALLRSEDGEVLGGVGVFRDLTVEETLRKELSKSYSFQDMISKNPKMQRIFGILPDVAESEVSVLIQGESGTGKELLARAIHALSPRSRGPMVEVNCAAIPETLLESELFGYLKGAFTDAKRDKPGRLATAAGGTLFLDEISEAPSSTQVKLLRVLEEKLYVPLGGTEPIKADVRIVAAANRDLAQMVEEGTFREDLYYRLNVVKIELPPLSERKEDIPLLIDHIIHRLNVIRSREVIGLSEEALGLLIRYDLPGNIRELENILEYAFILCKGQIIELEHLPEDLRRKVEASSSPSRTTHPMDFIEAQIIREALDRHRGNRLMAAQELNISRSTLWRRMKKYGLFH